A section of the Deinococcus cellulosilyticus NBRC 106333 = KACC 11606 genome encodes:
- the pdxR gene encoding MocR-like pyridoxine biosynthesis transcription factor PdxR, whose amino-acid sequence MKNTRSAVLPAIRLERKTGVSLELQLVRALRTAILGGQLPEGARLASQRQLSSEYRVNRNVVVSALDTLQAEGYLVTVHGSGTFVAEGAHRTESPVFQMVQGRWFREVPEILVDPPQHQEGLEFRVCQPGTSFLNEEDWQRSVKFAARQPISGDYLDPQGLLALREQIADHLRRSRGLQCHAEQVLVTAGALQGIDLVARLVLQPGDGVGFENPGYRLARQVFEARGAKVWPLPVDEDGLSVQHLQSLPAPPILTYVTPSHQFPVGGRMPLGRRLALLQWAEEHDSLILEDDYDSEFRYDAPPLPALASLDERGRVVYAGSFSKVLTPELRVGYLVASEPLIRQLVRLKQLSDYHTPALIQHLLAHFMDSGALDRHIRRMRRVYGALRSALDPLNHLAEDIQLRGLEAGLHAFLELPQHIHVPSLIENCLKRGIVVRDVANYASGEVLQHGLILGYGHLDLPSLREGVAVLAGEIRRHSGLSNSMPEGFSAG is encoded by the coding sequence ATGAAAAACACCAGATCTGCCGTCCTTCCTGCCATCCGCCTTGAGCGCAAAACCGGGGTTTCCCTGGAGCTGCAGCTGGTTCGTGCCCTGCGCACAGCCATTCTGGGGGGACAGTTGCCTGAGGGTGCACGTCTGGCCTCCCAGCGCCAGCTTTCCAGCGAGTACAGGGTGAATCGCAATGTGGTCGTCTCTGCCCTCGACACCCTGCAGGCCGAGGGCTATCTGGTGACGGTGCATGGATCAGGGACGTTTGTGGCCGAGGGGGCTCACAGGACTGAAAGTCCAGTGTTCCAGATGGTGCAGGGGAGATGGTTCCGCGAGGTGCCTGAAATTCTGGTGGACCCCCCGCAGCATCAGGAAGGACTGGAATTTCGGGTCTGTCAGCCGGGCACGTCTTTCCTGAACGAGGAAGACTGGCAAAGAAGTGTGAAATTTGCAGCAAGGCAGCCCATCTCCGGGGATTACCTTGACCCCCAGGGACTGCTTGCTCTTCGGGAGCAGATTGCAGACCACCTCAGGAGGTCCAGAGGGTTGCAGTGTCATGCAGAGCAGGTGCTGGTGACGGCGGGGGCCTTGCAGGGCATTGATCTGGTGGCCCGTCTGGTGCTGCAGCCAGGGGATGGGGTGGGGTTTGAGAATCCGGGCTACCGTCTGGCAAGGCAGGTCTTCGAGGCCAGAGGCGCAAAAGTGTGGCCTCTGCCCGTGGATGAGGATGGGCTCTCTGTCCAGCACCTGCAGTCCCTGCCAGCGCCACCCATCCTGACCTATGTGACCCCCTCCCATCAGTTCCCGGTGGGTGGACGGATGCCTCTGGGCCGCAGGCTTGCTTTGCTGCAGTGGGCGGAAGAACATGACAGCCTGATTCTGGAAGACGATTACGACAGCGAATTCCGCTACGATGCTCCACCTCTCCCTGCCCTTGCCTCGCTGGATGAAAGGGGAAGGGTGGTGTATGCAGGGAGTTTTTCGAAAGTGCTCACCCCGGAATTGCGGGTGGGGTATCTGGTGGCCTCAGAGCCCCTGATCCGGCAACTGGTGCGCCTCAAGCAACTGTCCGATTACCACACCCCTGCCCTGATCCAGCACCTGCTGGCCCACTTCATGGACAGCGGAGCCCTGGACCGCCACATCCGCCGCATGCGCAGGGTGTATGGAGCCCTCAGATCTGCCCTGGACCCCCTCAACCATCTGGCAGAGGACATCCAGCTCAGGGGACTGGAGGCAGGGCTTCACGCCTTTCTGGAACTGCCACAGCACATTCATGTACCGTCCCTGATCGAAAACTGTCTGAAGCGTGGCATTGTGGTGCGGGATGTGGCAAATTATGCCTCCGGTGAGGTTCTGCAGCATGGTCTGATTCTCGGATACGGGCATCTGGACCTGCCCTCCCTCAGGGAGGGTGTCGCTGTGCTTGCTGGAGAGATTCGACGGCACTCAGGTCTGTCAAACAGCATGCCAGAGGGCTTTTCTGCAGGCTGA
- a CDS encoding nuclear transport factor 2 family protein yields the protein MQDVLTFLRTHLESIYSRDWDTYQSTTSTDLTLYEHFVTPHRQEGLDFHKFMIENNWATQGAPTHISILEPKVQLLAGGQVAVCSYTLMISVVRGEVIHHRSVNESRVLEMREGKWWVVHVHKSPAGGHDAS from the coding sequence ATGCAGGACGTACTCACCTTCCTGAGAACCCATCTTGAGAGCATCTACAGCCGGGACTGGGACACCTATCAATCGACCACATCCACAGACCTGACCCTGTACGAGCATTTTGTGACGCCGCACCGCCAGGAAGGGCTGGATTTCCACAAATTCATGATCGAGAACAACTGGGCCACCCAGGGGGCCCCCACCCACATCAGCATTCTGGAGCCGAAAGTCCAGCTTCTGGCAGGTGGGCAGGTGGCGGTGTGCAGCTACACCCTGATGATTTCGGTGGTGCGGGGGGAAGTTATACACCACCGCTCTGTCAATGAGAGCCGGGTGCTAGAAATGAGAGAGGGAAAATGGTGGGTGGTGCACGTCCACAAGAGCCCTGCAGGAGGGCACGATGCAAGCTGA
- a CDS encoding DUF3108 domain-containing protein, which translates to MQAEELQYQLVVGNKAIGEQKLKIEAERNYWVIKAQTSYSHHLLGSGRREQVSRVRPKSRTSAYYHESSENGGRKGSTFETVFDRKTGLVTVRQGKDEASIPMTQDYQDPLSLIQMLRELPDDAHAITVPMVGASVHIQRLPDQVISTLEGEKMTRVYYLRPGLSKVYIEMEPPFRPFKLTQPVDGGSMDMVLVRTPERRRPERNDRSDRQERPERREREPRAEQQREGREAQKDTAREVRDARNPRSELVISKTQNNMRKPRSRRK; encoded by the coding sequence ATGCAAGCTGAAGAACTGCAATACCAGCTCGTGGTGGGCAACAAGGCCATCGGGGAGCAGAAACTGAAAATCGAGGCGGAGCGCAACTACTGGGTGATCAAGGCCCAGACTTCGTACTCGCACCACCTGCTCGGGAGTGGCAGAAGAGAGCAGGTCAGTCGCGTCCGCCCCAAGAGCCGCACCAGTGCCTACTACCATGAAAGCTCTGAAAATGGGGGCCGCAAGGGCAGCACCTTTGAAACCGTCTTTGACCGCAAGACTGGACTGGTCACGGTCCGGCAGGGCAAAGACGAGGCGTCCATCCCCATGACGCAGGATTATCAGGACCCCCTGAGCCTGATCCAGATGCTGCGTGAACTGCCCGACGATGCCCATGCCATCACCGTGCCGATGGTGGGGGCAAGTGTGCACATCCAGCGCCTGCCCGATCAGGTGATCTCCACCCTCGAAGGGGAGAAGATGACGCGGGTGTATTACCTGCGCCCCGGTCTCAGCAAGGTGTACATCGAGATGGAGCCGCCTTTTCGCCCATTCAAGTTGACCCAGCCCGTGGATGGGGGCAGCATGGACATGGTGCTGGTTCGCACCCCGGAGCGCCGCAGACCAGAGCGCAATGACCGTTCTGACCGTCAGGAGCGCCCGGAGCGCAGAGAACGTGAACCCCGTGCCGAGCAGCAGAGGGAAGGTCGGGAGGCCCAGAAGGACACGGCCCGTGAGGTGCGGGATGCCCGCAATCCCCGCAGCGAACTGGTGATCTCCAAAACCCAGAACAACATGCGCAAACCCAGGAGCAGACGGAAATGA
- the hisD gene encoding histidinol dehydrogenase: MKILTYQQARTALKRNFGEESVPESMLERIEKTFGEKLTPEQVVDRILQDVKTRGDEALKEWTRKLDRVHVEALQVTEEELQGASIEPELHAALQQSIGRVEHFHQNQPTSGWINHTEAGALGQIVRPLSRVAVYVPGGSAPLISTLIMTAVIAKVAGVPEIIVATPPDKLGKVHPAILVAAREIGIQKIFKMGGAQAIGALAYGTESVPQVDKIVGPGNTFVVLAKRKVFGQVGIESLPGPTETLVIADETASASFVVADLLAQAEHVGAEPVLVTPSEKLLYAVQEELESQLSALPEPNQGWARESVKERMKIVIVENLQQAFELNNIYAPEHLCLLIENPWEHLGLVESAGGVFVGEDSMEALGDYIAGPSHVMPTGGTARFSSPLNVRDFQKIISVVGVNRKTLQTTGPAAAQIARAEGLEAHARAIEVRLQE, encoded by the coding sequence ATGAAGATACTCACCTATCAGCAGGCCAGGACCGCACTGAAAAGAAATTTCGGAGAAGAATCTGTTCCAGAGAGCATGCTGGAACGCATCGAGAAAACCTTCGGTGAAAAGCTCACCCCCGAGCAGGTTGTGGACCGCATCCTGCAGGATGTGAAGACCCGTGGGGATGAGGCCCTCAAAGAATGGACCCGCAAACTGGACCGGGTGCATGTTGAAGCGTTGCAGGTGACTGAAGAGGAACTGCAGGGGGCGTCCATTGAACCCGAGCTGCATGCTGCTTTGCAACAGAGCATTGGAAGGGTGGAGCATTTTCACCAGAACCAGCCGACTTCTGGCTGGATCAACCACACCGAAGCTGGAGCCCTCGGGCAGATTGTGCGTCCCCTTTCTCGGGTGGCAGTGTATGTTCCTGGTGGCAGTGCACCCCTGATCAGCACCCTGATCATGACGGCGGTGATCGCAAAAGTGGCTGGCGTGCCCGAGATCATCGTGGCAACCCCACCGGACAAACTGGGCAAGGTGCATCCTGCCATTCTGGTGGCGGCCCGCGAAATTGGCATCCAGAAGATCTTCAAGATGGGTGGCGCTCAGGCCATTGGTGCCCTGGCTTATGGCACCGAAAGTGTCCCCCAGGTGGACAAGATTGTTGGCCCTGGAAACACCTTTGTGGTGCTGGCCAAGCGCAAGGTCTTCGGTCAGGTGGGCATCGAGTCCCTGCCTGGCCCCACCGAAACCCTGGTCATTGCCGATGAGACGGCCAGTGCCTCTTTCGTGGTGGCAGACCTGCTTGCCCAGGCCGAGCACGTTGGAGCAGAGCCTGTGCTGGTCACCCCCAGCGAGAAATTGCTGTATGCCGTTCAGGAGGAGCTGGAGTCCCAGCTTTCTGCCCTGCCTGAACCCAACCAGGGCTGGGCCCGCGAGAGCGTGAAAGAGCGCATGAAGATCGTGATTGTGGAGAACCTGCAGCAGGCTTTTGAGTTGAACAACATCTATGCTCCCGAGCACCTGTGCCTCCTGATTGAGAACCCCTGGGAACACCTGGGTCTGGTCGAATCTGCGGGAGGGGTGTTTGTCGGTGAGGACAGCATGGAAGCTCTCGGGGACTACATTGCTGGTCCCAGTCATGTCATGCCCACTGGTGGCACAGCACGCTTTTCCAGCCCGCTCAACGTGCGCGATTTCCAGAAGATCATCAGTGTGGTCGGGGTGAACCGCAAAACCCTGCAGACCACTGGACCTGCCGCCGCGCAGATTGCCCGTGCTGAGGGACTTGAAGCCCACGCTAGAGCCATCGAAGTGCGCCTGCAGGAATGA
- a CDS encoding DoxX family protein, translating to MKTTSDLSTQIPEPAFTRFLFADTRMNVVWTLLRIWLGYEWLHAGWGKITNPAGVWVGEKAGVAVSGFLKGALAKTQGDHPDVQGWYASFITNFALPNAELLSYMVAFGEVFVGIALILGLFTGIAAFFGATMNTNFLFAGTVSSNPLLLVTAIAIMLAWRVAGQWGLDRFLLPYLGVPGAPGKLFKHEPRSPQSPIPPTA from the coding sequence ATGAAAACCACCAGCGACCTCAGTACACAAATCCCGGAGCCCGCGTTCACCCGTTTCCTCTTTGCGGACACCCGCATGAACGTTGTCTGGACCCTGCTGCGCATCTGGCTTGGCTACGAGTGGCTGCATGCCGGATGGGGCAAGATCACCAACCCTGCAGGCGTCTGGGTCGGTGAGAAGGCCGGAGTGGCGGTCAGTGGTTTTCTGAAGGGCGCTCTCGCCAAAACCCAGGGAGACCACCCGGATGTGCAGGGCTGGTATGCCTCCTTCATCACCAATTTTGCCCTCCCCAACGCAGAACTGCTCTCGTACATGGTGGCGTTTGGCGAAGTGTTCGTGGGCATCGCCCTGATCCTGGGACTGTTCACAGGAATTGCAGCTTTCTTCGGAGCCACGATGAACACCAATTTCCTGTTCGCAGGCACCGTGTCCTCCAACCCCCTCCTGCTGGTCACAGCAATAGCCATCATGCTCGCCTGGCGCGTCGCCGGACAGTGGGGCCTGGACCGCTTCCTGCTCCCTTACCTCGGTGTTCCCGGAGCCCCTGGCAAACTCTTCAAACACGAACCCAGAAGTCCGCAGAGCCCCATCCCCCCAACCGCCTGA
- a CDS encoding glycosyltransferase, translated as MTRYLKNKLSVGLFTDAYTPSINGVVSSVRGLAETLREQGHQVTIVAPRHPEQQEEVDVIRIRSTTYRPIPEHRMALLPSPRKLRLMQARRFDVIHTHGNGPLPVMGLVLARTWETALLHTYHTRMQDYLHYYPWYPTLSRLAGPDHWYMNESRSKLIRKRIDAGTAMFAERFDVWFANRCHYLITPTSVIKNELLDAGVKTPIAVVPNGIPIARLRTPRLDPLPHLPKGERMLTISRLGKEKSVDFLLEHLAPLLRERVNSRLIIVGDGPERHALEAQAEHLGVGRQVVFTGYVKPAQVADYYQHADVFVFASVTETQGMVALEAQACGLPVVARAGGGVTTTIEHGKTGYLVDPEHPEAFRARVEDVLEAGKPTFAAELTRWVDAEGSLETMAKRILMCYELALTRMYDPPRISLDTK; from the coding sequence GTGACCCGTTACCTGAAAAACAAACTCAGTGTTGGACTTTTTACCGATGCATATACGCCTTCCATCAATGGAGTTGTGTCCTCTGTGCGCGGTCTGGCGGAAACCCTCAGGGAGCAGGGACACCAGGTGACGATTGTCGCCCCCAGGCACCCCGAGCAGCAGGAGGAGGTGGACGTGATTCGCATCCGTTCCACCACCTACCGTCCGATTCCCGAGCACCGCATGGCCCTGCTCCCCTCTCCGCGCAAGCTTCGCCTGATGCAGGCAAGGCGCTTTGATGTGATTCACACCCACGGCAATGGCCCTTTGCCTGTGATGGGCCTGGTGCTGGCCCGCACCTGGGAAACTGCACTCTTGCACACCTATCACACCCGCATGCAGGATTACCTGCACTATTACCCCTGGTACCCCACCCTGAGCCGTCTGGCCGGACCGGACCACTGGTACATGAACGAGTCCCGTTCAAAGCTGATCCGCAAACGCATTGATGCTGGAACAGCGATGTTTGCAGAGCGTTTTGATGTGTGGTTTGCCAACCGCTGCCACTACCTGATCACCCCCACCTCGGTCATCAAAAATGAGTTGCTGGATGCTGGCGTCAAAACGCCCATCGCGGTGGTGCCCAATGGAATCCCCATTGCCCGCCTGCGCACTCCAAGGCTCGATCCACTGCCCCACCTGCCGAAAGGCGAGCGCATGCTGACCATCAGCCGTCTGGGCAAGGAGAAGAGTGTGGATTTCCTGCTGGAACACCTGGCTCCACTGCTCAGAGAACGGGTGAACAGCCGCCTGATCATTGTGGGAGACGGCCCTGAACGCCATGCGCTGGAAGCGCAAGCAGAACATCTGGGGGTGGGCCGTCAGGTGGTGTTCACCGGGTATGTGAAGCCTGCACAGGTCGCGGATTACTACCAGCATGCAGATGTTTTTGTGTTCGCTTCCGTCACGGAAACCCAGGGCATGGTTGCCCTGGAGGCCCAGGCCTGCGGTCTTCCAGTGGTGGCCCGGGCAGGGGGCGGGGTCACCACCACCATCGAGCATGGCAAGACAGGCTATCTGGTGGACCCCGAACACCCCGAAGCGTTCCGTGCCCGCGTGGAGGACGTGCTGGAGGCAGGCAAACCCACCTTCGCAGCAGAGTTGACCCGCTGGGTGGACGCTGAGGGCTCTCTGGAAACCATGGCGAAACGCATCCTGATGTGCTATGAACTGGCCCTCACCCGCATGTATGATCCACCCCGCATTTCACTGGACACCAAATAA
- a CDS encoding metal-binding protein — protein sequence MPSGSVHNLINTGAFLLIAGSTAYAKQQGYVDPSIPEILAFTGTFFVGTFMMSPDLDLAEQNVSSKKAWGIFGFIWVPYGKMFSHRGLSHTWIVGPLTRLVYLTILLAALYYLAILILPDLKSRIRFENVPRTLEFWQPYILGYYVSQWLHLIADGISPDMRALSRTFKKKKR from the coding sequence GTGCCGAGCGGTTCCGTCCACAACCTCATCAACACCGGTGCTTTTCTGCTGATTGCAGGAAGCACGGCATACGCCAAGCAACAGGGTTATGTTGACCCTTCCATCCCCGAAATTCTGGCTTTCACCGGGACTTTTTTTGTGGGCACCTTCATGATGAGTCCCGATCTGGACCTTGCTGAGCAGAATGTGAGCAGCAAGAAAGCCTGGGGCATCTTTGGTTTCATCTGGGTGCCATATGGCAAGATGTTCTCTCATCGAGGCCTGAGCCACACCTGGATTGTGGGTCCACTCACCCGGCTGGTCTACCTGACCATCCTTCTGGCTGCGCTGTATTATCTGGCGATTTTGATTCTGCCAGACCTGAAAAGCAGGATTCGCTTTGAGAATGTACCCCGCACGTTGGAATTCTGGCAGCCTTACATCCTTGGTTATTATGTGAGCCAGTGGCTTCACCTGATTGCAGATGGCATCAGCCCTGACATGCGCGCTTTAAGCCGCACATTCAAAAAGAAAAAACGGTAA
- a CDS encoding S8 family serine peptidase — MKTKILSLSLCSAVLASCGLSIELFQPGDVSGKIVLPSTVVSQSLKTQQNSQPTTLAQASAVPGEYVVRLSSGMSAQSISKQGLEVRPLEVNGQPWAVVKGSSLAEVKNIPGVEYAQPNYIYQKLRIVPNDPLAQPGSTNNQWYLYEDLNGIGADHAWERKEEFKNTIKIAVVDDGYTPHADMSVNMFDLSNPGCIAATGVNCLDAYGRDASPRYEVEHLPGEESGLLSHGMQIAGIIAAETNNNRDIAGIGFNVLKVVPVRVYDKQGGTTTEILARAINTAVASGSRVINLSLCLTEVVNNRRVCYNPEDGGTDPLIDAAILNADTQGVTVVAAAGNFSSNWVGYPASNENTISVGATDPSKKRLNFVEQGQTYGSNYGPGLDMVAPGSSIRTLAISDTPVSDRTILDRGTSFSTPMVAAAAGLLYSRTPNLTNDQVRALLRDSGDVPADSSINNARFLRIDKALARLAATLDPSKYEGRVRLIQNNSTVKSTAYTKFAPGGNTLNFNLQDLPGGNYQIVAEVADSSSKEVIYKCISNIRVNGNWSRNLTVHYDSGNLPCF, encoded by the coding sequence ATGAAAACCAAGATTCTGAGTTTGAGTCTGTGCAGTGCTGTACTGGCTTCATGTGGATTGTCCATTGAATTGTTCCAGCCTGGAGATGTGTCTGGAAAAATTGTTTTGCCAAGCACTGTGGTCTCACAGAGCCTCAAGACCCAGCAAAACAGCCAACCGACAACCCTGGCCCAGGCCAGTGCTGTCCCTGGAGAGTATGTGGTGCGTCTGTCTTCAGGCATGAGTGCCCAATCCATCAGCAAACAGGGACTGGAGGTGCGCCCTCTGGAGGTGAATGGTCAACCGTGGGCAGTGGTCAAGGGATCTTCATTGGCTGAAGTCAAAAACATTCCTGGAGTGGAGTATGCCCAGCCAAATTACATTTATCAGAAACTGCGGATTGTTCCCAATGACCCACTGGCACAACCCGGCAGCACCAACAACCAGTGGTACCTGTATGAAGACCTCAATGGCATTGGTGCCGACCATGCATGGGAGCGCAAGGAAGAATTCAAAAACACCATCAAGATTGCTGTGGTAGACGATGGCTACACCCCTCATGCGGACATGTCGGTAAACATGTTTGACCTGAGCAACCCGGGCTGCATTGCTGCAACTGGAGTCAACTGTCTGGATGCTTATGGTCGCGACGCTTCCCCTCGATATGAAGTGGAACACCTCCCGGGGGAAGAAAGTGGACTTCTGTCTCACGGCATGCAAATTGCAGGGATCATTGCTGCTGAGACAAACAACAACAGAGACATTGCAGGAATTGGTTTCAACGTTCTGAAAGTGGTTCCCGTTCGGGTCTATGACAAGCAAGGAGGCACCACCACGGAGATTCTGGCCCGTGCCATCAACACTGCTGTTGCCAGTGGTTCCAGGGTCATCAACCTCAGTTTGTGCCTCACTGAAGTGGTCAATAATCGACGGGTGTGCTACAACCCCGAGGATGGAGGCACAGATCCTTTGATTGATGCAGCGATCCTCAATGCTGACACCCAGGGTGTGACTGTGGTGGCCGCAGCAGGCAACTTTTCCAGCAACTGGGTGGGTTACCCGGCCTCCAATGAAAACACAATCTCTGTTGGTGCAACAGATCCCAGCAAAAAACGCCTGAATTTTGTCGAACAAGGACAGACTTACGGGTCCAACTATGGCCCTGGCCTGGACATGGTCGCTCCTGGCAGCAGCATTCGCACCCTCGCAATCAGTGACACTCCTGTCTCCGACCGCACAATTCTGGATCGGGGAACCAGTTTCAGCACCCCGATGGTGGCCGCAGCAGCAGGTCTGTTGTATTCTCGTACGCCAAACCTGACCAATGATCAAGTGCGTGCCTTGTTGCGGGATTCTGGAGATGTGCCTGCAGACAGCAGCATCAACAATGCCCGGTTCCTGCGCATCGACAAAGCTCTGGCACGACTCGCTGCCACCTTGGACCCCAGCAAGTATGAAGGAAGGGTCCGCCTGATTCAGAACAATTCCACTGTCAAATCCACTGCCTACACCAAATTTGCCCCTGGAGGGAACACCCTTAACTTCAACCTTCAGGACCTGCCCGGAGGCAATTATCAGATCGTTGCAGAGGTGGCTGACAGCAGCAGCAAAGAAGTGATTTACAAGTGCATCAGCAACATTCGAGTCAATGGCAATTGGTCCCGCAACCTGACCGTGCATTACGACAGTGGCAACCTGCCTTGCTTCTGA
- a CDS encoding LCP family protein — MRFVMVFILLLLAGLTAYLAPLAPALSKYSAVPQTPQTPQALVLAGVTPEYVGYHQKGPEKFEGLTDTILVLYFMPQEKTLRVVSIPRDTLVQVPGWGGSKVNSANVRGGPDMMRTVISGLIGVPIDGVVLVSLGGVKDVTNALGGVVVDVPQEMKYQDTAAQLNIDLKPGVQKLDGEQAEGFLRFRHDRLGDIGRVQRQQQFLQAFMETLRSPAGLYKLPQVFGAGYQNTRINLSREAAGRWYGALLSRPQLEMVMLPGRFANYGASFWDPDEAGIQDIFNARGPVNPLEASITIMNVGAPAGAARRLKARLDQMGYRNVQVSDLRDGNPSESVVITPQDAVAQKLQQDTGQLKAMKADAGLPGVDATIKLGSDWKE; from the coding sequence ATGCGTTTCGTGATGGTGTTCATTCTCCTTTTGCTGGCGGGTCTGACCGCTTATCTGGCCCCTCTTGCTCCTGCACTTTCGAAATACTCTGCAGTGCCCCAGACCCCGCAGACCCCCCAGGCCCTCGTGCTGGCAGGGGTGACCCCTGAATATGTGGGTTATCACCAGAAAGGGCCAGAGAAATTTGAAGGCCTCACCGACACCATTCTGGTGCTTTACTTCATGCCCCAGGAGAAAACCCTGCGGGTGGTCAGCATCCCTCGTGACACCCTGGTGCAGGTTCCTGGCTGGGGAGGCTCGAAAGTCAACAGTGCCAACGTACGGGGTGGCCCTGACATGATGCGCACCGTCATCTCTGGATTGATTGGGGTGCCCATTGATGGGGTGGTGCTGGTCAGCCTCGGAGGGGTCAAGGACGTCACCAATGCCCTTGGTGGTGTGGTGGTGGATGTGCCCCAGGAAATGAAATACCAGGACACCGCAGCACAACTGAACATCGACCTCAAACCCGGCGTGCAGAAACTGGATGGTGAACAGGCAGAAGGCTTTCTGCGTTTCAGACATGACCGGCTGGGAGACATTGGACGGGTGCAGCGCCAGCAGCAGTTCCTGCAGGCTTTTATGGAAACCCTCAGGTCTCCTGCAGGTCTCTATAAGCTGCCCCAGGTTTTTGGTGCAGGATACCAGAACACCAGAATCAACCTGTCCAGAGAAGCTGCAGGCCGCTGGTACGGTGCCCTGCTGTCCCGCCCACAGCTGGAGATGGTCATGCTCCCAGGCCGTTTTGCCAATTACGGAGCAAGTTTCTGGGACCCGGATGAAGCTGGGATTCAGGACATCTTCAATGCCAGAGGCCCTGTGAACCCCCTGGAGGCCAGCATCACCATCATGAATGTGGGCGCACCTGCGGGTGCAGCCAGACGCCTCAAAGCCCGCCTGGACCAGATGGGGTACCGCAATGTGCAGGTCAGTGACCTCAGGGACGGCAACCCCAGCGAGAGCGTGGTCATCACCCCTCAGGATGCAGTTGCACAGAAGCTCCAGCAGGACACCGGACAGCTGAAGGCCATGAAGGCAGATGCAGGTCTCCCAGGTGTGGATGCCACCATCAAACTGGGTTCTGACTGGAAAGAGTGA